The following coding sequences lie in one Myxococcus xanthus genomic window:
- a CDS encoding VOC family protein, translating into MAAQSSPQDLAPRSPHVVVSLPTRDLERAFRFYREGLGFRLVVETADDAMPEPVHFTLNAGVSLMLIPTGGFGWVAGGNKVAEQGVSECILSLSLETEAQIEGLIAKAREAGAEVAAEPGKKPWGYSGTFKDPDGHVWMLEKAG; encoded by the coding sequence GTGGCAGCACAATCTTCCCCGCAGGACCTGGCACCGCGCAGTCCCCATGTCGTCGTGAGTCTGCCGACGCGGGACCTGGAGCGGGCCTTTCGCTTCTACCGAGAGGGGCTCGGCTTTCGCCTCGTCGTCGAGACGGCGGACGACGCGATGCCCGAGCCCGTCCACTTCACGCTCAACGCGGGCGTCAGCCTGATGCTCATCCCCACCGGAGGGTTCGGCTGGGTGGCGGGGGGCAACAAGGTCGCGGAGCAGGGCGTTTCGGAGTGCATCCTGAGTCTGTCCCTGGAGACGGAGGCGCAGATCGAGGGGCTCATCGCCAAGGCGCGGGAGGCTGGCGCTGAAGTTGCCGCCGAGCCGGGCAAGAAGCCCTGGGGCTACTCCGGGACGTTCAAGGACCCCGACGGCCACGTGTGGATGCTGGAGAAGGCGGGCTGA